Proteins encoded within one genomic window of Candidatus Cloacimonadota bacterium:
- a CDS encoding transketolase: MKKNKLDLAELNELSRICKGDILKMTTLAQSGHPGGSMSSLDLYLALYSFANISPDNVEDVNRDRIIISHGHTAPGVYSVLGRFGFFNIDDAIAYFRKAGSIFEGHVEPSVPGIEWATGNLGQGLSAGCGFALAGKQRGLNYKVFVVMGDGEQQKGQISEARRFVIKYGLNNITVLIDYNRLQISGKIIDVMPQNIKGNYLSDGWKVIETDGHNFEQIFSALEKAKANKSSPTAILAHTIMGNGVSFMENDAQFHGKALNESQCEKALNELNVKNDLDKYKNIRESFIIPQNNPEEKSKQNVQKGKPKIYDKDKRVANRDAYGYALADLVRINKDRVEFAVFDCDLAGSVKTNKFAKENPTKFYQGGIQEHNTAVIAGAMSKEGIITFYSDFGVFGVDETYNQQRLNDINHTNLKLVTTHVGLDVGEDGKTHQCIDYIGVMRNLFGFKIIIPADANQTDRVIRYIASEYGNFLVPIGRSKTDIVLAENDDVFYDENYKFQYGKSDRLRDGDDATIIATGVMVEKALKVYEILKSKGINISVWNLSCVSDISKEDLESAASTGYIFTYEDHNVNTGLGSIVSEKLVEFGIQCKLVKFGVTRYGISGRNEEVYRIQGLDLGTVAKKIEYVFKNS, translated from the coding sequence ATGAAAAAAAATAAACTCGATTTAGCTGAATTAAATGAATTAAGTCGCATTTGTAAAGGTGATATACTGAAAATGACCACATTAGCTCAAAGTGGACATCCAGGAGGTTCAATGTCTTCTCTGGATTTATATCTTGCATTATATTCTTTTGCAAACATATCACCAGATAATGTTGAAGATGTCAATCGGGATAGAATTATCATCAGTCATGGGCATACTGCTCCGGGAGTTTACTCTGTTTTAGGACGATTCGGATTTTTTAATATTGATGACGCTATTGCTTATTTTAGAAAAGCGGGAAGCATATTTGAAGGTCATGTTGAGCCAAGTGTACCCGGCATTGAATGGGCAACTGGCAATTTAGGTCAGGGACTTTCCGCTGGATGTGGATTTGCTTTAGCAGGTAAGCAAAGAGGACTTAATTACAAGGTTTTCGTTGTAATGGGAGATGGGGAACAGCAAAAGGGTCAGATTTCAGAGGCTCGTAGGTTTGTAATAAAATATGGGCTTAACAATATAACTGTGCTGATTGATTATAATCGGTTACAGATAAGCGGAAAAATTATTGATGTAATGCCACAAAATATCAAGGGAAATTACCTCTCGGATGGCTGGAAAGTGATTGAAACTGATGGCCATAACTTTGAGCAAATATTCTCTGCATTAGAAAAGGCAAAAGCCAACAAAAGTTCTCCAACAGCAATATTAGCTCATACAATAATGGGTAATGGAGTTTCTTTTATGGAAAATGATGCACAGTTCCACGGAAAAGCTTTAAATGAGTCTCAATGTGAAAAAGCTTTGAATGAATTGAATGTAAAAAATGATTTGGATAAATATAAAAATATAAGGGAAAGTTTTATTATTCCCCAAAACAATCCTGAAGAAAAAAGCAAACAAAATGTTCAAAAAGGCAAGCCAAAAATATATGATAAGGATAAAAGGGTTGCAAATCGTGACGCTTATGGATATGCTTTGGCTGATTTAGTCCGAATAAACAAAGATAGAGTTGAATTTGCAGTTTTTGATTGCGATCTTGCCGGCTCCGTCAAAACCAATAAATTTGCAAAAGAGAATCCAACAAAATTTTATCAAGGTGGAATTCAAGAACATAACACAGCAGTAATTGCCGGTGCTATGTCTAAAGAAGGAATTATAACTTTTTACTCTGATTTTGGCGTCTTCGGTGTAGACGAGACTTATAACCAGCAGAGATTGAACGATATTAATCATACCAATCTGAAATTGGTTACTACTCATGTTGGTTTGGATGTAGGAGAAGATGGGAAAACGCATCAATGCATTGATTATATTGGTGTAATGCGAAATCTATTTGGTTTTAAAATTATAATCCCGGCTGATGCAAATCAAACTGATAGAGTAATACGGTATATTGCCTCTGAATATGGTAACTTTCTTGTGCCAATTGGACGCTCAAAGACTGACATTGTTCTTGCTGAGAATGATGATGTTTTTTATGATGAGAATTATAAATTTCAATATGGTAAATCTGATAGATTAAGAGATGGAGATGATGCAACTATTATTGCAACGGGTGTTATGGTTGAGAAGGCATTAAAAGTATATGAAATCTTAAAAAGTAAAGGAATTAATATCTCAGTTTGGAATCTATCATGCGTTTCTGATATTAGCAAAGAAGATTTAGAAAGTGCGGCTTCCACAGGTTATATCTTTACTTATGAAGACCATAATGTGAATACTGGTTTGGGAAGCATTGTTTCGGAAAAATTAGTTGAATTTGGAATTCAATGCAAATTAGTAAAATTTGGTGTTACACGATACGGAATTTCTGGAAGGAATGAAGAAGTTTATAGGATACAGGGATTAGACCTTGGAACTGTGGCTAAAAAGATAGAATATGTTTTTAAAAATAGCTAA
- the rph gene encoding ribonuclease PH: protein MSYQRSDGRTQDELRSIKIIRNYLQDPEGSVFIEMGNTKLICTASVEYKLPHFLREEGKHQGWITAEYDMLPRSAKKRIIRDRYKGRIKGRSQEIQRLIGRSLRAVTDLTLFPDRTIYLDCDVIQADGGTRTAAINGCFVALYDAFTKMKKEKKINEFPLNKFLGAISVGLINSEIMLDLAYDEDLIAEVDMNVVKDDDGNYIEIQGASEHKAFSESQLLDMLKLADKGIKEIIELQKKLFFSEVKIK from the coding sequence ATGAGTTACCAAAGAAGTGATGGAAGAACACAGGATGAACTTCGCAGCATCAAAATTATAAGAAACTATTTACAGGACCCAGAAGGTTCTGTTTTTATTGAAATGGGTAATACAAAGCTTATTTGTACAGCATCTGTTGAATATAAACTTCCACATTTTTTACGAGAAGAAGGCAAGCATCAAGGCTGGATAACTGCTGAATACGATATGCTTCCCAGAAGCGCTAAAAAAAGGATAATTCGTGATAGATACAAAGGAAGGATAAAAGGGAGAAGTCAGGAAATACAAAGATTGATTGGCAGGTCTCTTCGTGCTGTTACTGACCTTACATTATTTCCAGATAGAACTATATATCTTGATTGCGATGTTATTCAAGCAGATGGAGGTACGAGAACTGCTGCAATAAACGGATGTTTTGTCGCTCTTTATGATGCTTTTACAAAGATGAAAAAAGAAAAAAAGATAAATGAATTCCCATTAAATAAGTTTTTGGGAGCAATTAGCGTTGGTCTTATTAATAGTGAAATAATGCTTGATCTGGCTTATGATGAAGATTTGATTGCTGAAGTTGATATGAATGTTGTTAAAGATGACGATGGCAATTATATTGAAATTCAGGGAGCAAGCGAGCATAAGGCTTTTTCAGAGTCTCAATTATTGGATATGTTGAAATTAGCAGATAAGGGGATAAAAGAGATTATTGAATTACAGAAGAAATTATTTTTTAGTGAGGTGAAAATAAAATGA
- a CDS encoding YihY/virulence factor BrkB family protein → MNKPKYHFKKFRQSLKQIYSNFASDQCFLRASSLSYITFLGFIPFVMVIFLFTPDITVVKIREAIIGFIFKTFMPSSAETMRTVFNQLLERRVGLDVIGLILLLVTSFFLFKSIANTFDKILKVYHKRNGSLLRDFERFVAAIIGGLVVVAALLFTTSAPVISKVANLAVFIKITPYFGIYLLLFVIYKFVTSVHPKTIHALIGAAFTSIIWIILKFGFDWYIITFTNVRSVYGTLGSFPIFMIWLYFNWVVILFGMEIVSYYSGFKPIKESGKEHKNKVTFKLTIEQGINDKISKELKEVKFSEANINKANLLKLIKKLIDFRGTDNKNKEESNELPKK, encoded by the coding sequence ATGAATAAGCCTAAGTATCATTTTAAAAAATTTCGGCAAAGCTTAAAGCAGATTTACTCCAATTTTGCTTCTGACCAATGCTTTCTCAGAGCGTCGTCTCTATCATATATTACTTTCCTTGGATTCATTCCATTTGTGATGGTAATTTTTTTGTTTACTCCTGATATTACTGTAGTAAAAATTCGGGAAGCTATAATTGGATTTATTTTCAAAACTTTTATGCCAAGCTCTGCTGAGACTATGCGAACAGTATTCAATCAGCTTTTAGAAAGAAGAGTTGGGCTTGATGTTATTGGTTTAATTTTACTTTTAGTCACTTCTTTTTTTCTTTTTAAATCTATTGCAAATACTTTTGATAAAATATTAAAAGTTTATCATAAAAGAAACGGTTCTTTGTTAAGAGATTTTGAAAGATTCGTAGCTGCAATAATTGGTGGATTAGTTGTAGTTGCAGCCCTGCTTTTCACGACTTCTGCTCCAGTGATTAGTAAGGTTGCTAATTTGGCAGTCTTTATAAAAATTACACCATATTTTGGTATTTATTTACTGCTATTTGTAATTTATAAATTTGTTACATCTGTGCATCCCAAAACAATACACGCACTCATTGGAGCAGCATTTACAAGTATAATATGGATTATTCTAAAATTCGGTTTTGATTGGTATATTATAACTTTTACAAATGTCCGTTCTGTGTATGGCACGCTTGGGTCTTTCCCAATTTTTATGATATGGCTCTATTTCAATTGGGTAGTTATCCTCTTTGGTATGGAAATAGTTTCATATTATTCAGGATTTAAACCAATAAAAGAGAGTGGTAAAGAACATAAAAACAAAGTTACTTTTAAATTAACCATTGAACAAGGGATAAATGACAAAATCTCAAAAGAATTGAAAGAAGTAAAATTTTCAGAAGCAAATATTAATAAAGCAAATCTGCTAAAGTTAATAAAGAAACTAATTGATTTCAGAGGGACTGACAATAAAAATAAGGAAGAAAGTAATGAGTTACCAAAGAAGTGA
- a CDS encoding ABC transporter permease gives MSILYNVRLGIVDMLHNIGRTLITMLGIILGTMSVIAVLAIVNGGREQSLKWLEERGGVLKLSIHPKWTFDLEKRDEVAQKKLTLKDMRLIRQYFPDLQYFSPRISKWLRLKYKDNVFKCRLSGVYPEYQNAENFFVDKGRFISKFDIEEANKVVVLGTKAKEALFLNEPALGKSITIGNTNFTVVGIMENKEMFMGGWAHNALEWMNRRAFVPLNTVVKKLYGEEPLSSIDFQVTSSELVKPTQERLSKFLLALRNGEEIFEVRANSDRLADIEKQSSKSQLIFLLIGGISLIVGGIVITNVILASVKERLREIGVRMAVGAKRKDILVQFLVQAIMVSFVGGLIGIIIGLLLLNTLGNFLQSPTAANLQMIIIAMVLSICIGIIAGIFPAINASRSDPIKILRYE, from the coding sequence ATGAGTATCCTTTATAATGTCAGATTGGGCATCGTTGATATGCTCCACAACATTGGCAGAACATTAATTACTATGCTTGGAATTATTCTGGGCACAATGTCAGTTATTGCAGTTTTAGCAATAGTAAATGGAGGTAGGGAACAATCCTTAAAATGGTTAGAAGAGAGAGGTGGGGTTCTTAAACTATCTATCCATCCCAAGTGGACCTTTGATTTAGAAAAGCGAGATGAAGTTGCTCAAAAAAAATTAACTCTTAAAGATATGAGATTAATAAGACAATATTTTCCTGATTTGCAATACTTCAGTCCAAGAATTTCTAAATGGTTAAGATTGAAATATAAAGATAATGTGTTTAAGTGTAGATTAAGCGGTGTATATCCCGAATATCAAAATGCAGAAAATTTTTTTGTTGATAAAGGACGATTTATTTCAAAATTTGATATTGAGGAAGCAAATAAAGTTGTTGTATTAGGCACAAAAGCAAAAGAGGCTTTATTCTTGAATGAACCCGCATTGGGGAAGAGTATCACTATAGGAAATACAAATTTTACCGTTGTAGGAATAATGGAAAATAAAGAGATGTTTATGGGTGGTTGGGCTCATAATGCACTTGAGTGGATGAATCGGCGAGCTTTCGTTCCACTTAATACTGTTGTTAAAAAACTGTATGGAGAAGAACCTTTAAGTTCAATAGATTTTCAAGTAACTTCATCAGAATTAGTAAAGCCTACCCAAGAACGGTTATCTAAATTCTTATTAGCTCTTCGTAATGGGGAGGAAATATTTGAAGTAAGAGCTAATAGTGACCGTCTTGCAGATATTGAAAAACAATCAAGCAAGTCACAATTGATTTTTCTATTGATTGGAGGAATTTCATTAATTGTCGGTGGAATTGTTATCACAAATGTGATATTAGCATCTGTGAAAGAGAGATTGAGGGAAATAGGAGTTAGAATGGCAGTTGGAGCAAAAAGAAAAGATATATTAGTTCAGTTTTTAGTTCAGGCTATTATGGTAAGTTTTGTAGGCGGATTAATAGGAATAATTATAGGCTTATTGCTATTAAATACATTAGGAAATTTTTTGCAATCACCGACAGCTGCGAATCTTCAAATGATTATTATTGCTATGGTATTATCAATATGTATTGGCATTATTGCTGGCATTTTCCCGGCAATCAATGCAAGCCGTTCCGACCCCATAAAGATTTTGCGATATGAATAA
- a CDS encoding ABC transporter ATP-binding protein, translating to MLIKIENLQKIYQMGKVKVTALNGISIEIEKNSYTAIMGPSGSGKSTLLHILGCLDTPTQGEYFLDEKEVSGLSYNRLAEIRNKKIGFVFQTFNLLPNMNVLENVCLPLLYAGMSKKVRKKRAEKVLDEVGLLKRLKHKPAELSGGERQRTAIARALVNNPSIILADEPTGNLDSASGSSIMNIFNYLYKNGNTVVVVTHDSNIAEMANNVIELTDGNIVG from the coding sequence ATGCTTATCAAGATTGAAAATTTGCAGAAAATATATCAAATGGGAAAGGTAAAGGTTACTGCCTTAAATGGTATATCTATTGAGATTGAAAAAAATAGTTATACTGCTATAATGGGGCCATCCGGCTCAGGAAAATCTACTTTATTGCATATTCTTGGTTGCCTGGATACACCAACCCAAGGGGAATATTTTTTGGATGAGAAAGAGGTAAGTGGATTAAGTTATAATAGATTAGCGGAAATTCGTAACAAAAAGATAGGCTTTGTATTTCAGACTTTCAATCTCTTACCTAATATGAATGTTTTAGAAAATGTATGTCTGCCTTTACTTTATGCTGGAATGAGCAAAAAAGTAAGAAAAAAAAGGGCTGAAAAAGTTCTTGATGAAGTCGGTTTACTTAAACGACTTAAACACAAACCTGCAGAATTGTCTGGAGGAGAGCGGCAAAGAACGGCAATCGCAAGAGCTTTAGTTAATAACCCATCAATTATTTTAGCAGATGAACCTACAGGTAACTTAGATAGCGCCTCTGGAAGCAGTATCATGAATATATTTAACTATTTGTATAAAAATGGAAATACTGTTGTTGTTGTAACTCACGACAGTAATATTGCTGAAATGGCTAATAATGTGATTGAACTAACCGATGGGAATATTGTTGGATAA
- a CDS encoding zinc dependent phospholipase C family protein: MIWKWNPSTHIKMCRLALTKMSPRFNRLIDVYPEYFELGIIAPDKIFGDTTNHYYNCTPNAKGYHYGSVVKKIQKETILIHKILFNKNSLVYHPKCAGYLKKIIDNPLKIIVFELGVISHYVADLHQPFHTDGKYRFEYEEVPHKVYEADVRKNFGALHLNIGKRRYRIKSGIDEYFYSQIYKSNKYYDKLVDSYFLSPNKVKPDRWETSIYLTEDCVSRAVKSTANIWFLFEEEIRQYKKQIRHCTLMAKLHKNIDLKCSYYLKVYPSGTLSLRKN, encoded by the coding sequence ATGATTTGGAAGTGGAATCCATCAACCCATATAAAAATGTGCCGATTGGCATTAACAAAGATGTCTCCGCGATTTAATCGGCTAATAGATGTTTATCCTGAATATTTTGAATTAGGAATTATTGCTCCTGATAAAATCTTCGGTGATACAACAAATCATTACTATAATTGCACGCCAAATGCAAAAGGTTATCATTACGGTTCAGTAGTAAAAAAAATTCAAAAAGAAACAATATTAATTCATAAAATTTTATTCAATAAAAATTCACTTGTCTATCACCCAAAATGTGCTGGTTATTTAAAGAAGATTATAGATAATCCTTTGAAAATAATTGTATTTGAATTAGGAGTTATTTCCCATTATGTTGCAGACCTTCATCAACCTTTTCATACAGATGGAAAATATCGCTTTGAATATGAAGAAGTTCCACATAAAGTTTATGAAGCCGATGTGAGAAAAAATTTTGGGGCTCTCCATCTGAATATTGGGAAACGAAGATATAGAATTAAATCGGGGATTGATGAATATTTTTATAGTCAAATATATAAATCTAATAAATATTATGATAAATTAGTTGATAGTTATTTCCTTTCTCCCAATAAAGTAAAACCTGATAGATGGGAAACATCTATCTATTTGACTGAAGATTGTGTTTCTCGTGCAGTAAAAAGTACAGCGAATATATGGTTTCTTTTTGAAGAAGAAATACGACAATATAAAAAACAGATTCGCCATTGTACTTTGATGGCTAAACTTCATAAAAACATTGACTTAAAATGCAGCTATTATCTGAAAGTTTATCCGAGTGGAACTTTAAGCTTGAGGAAGAATTAA
- a CDS encoding GDP-mannose 4,6-dehydratase produces the protein MKILITGGSGFIGSYLAEYLLKNGHQVIIVDNLSTGRLANIRQIYRNENLEIHIDTIFNKKLMNSLVKNCEQIYHLAAAVGVRFIVDNPVQTIETNVAGTEIMIQLANQYKKKIFIASTSEIYGKANSLPFKEGTDRIYGSTNIRRWSYAESKAIDEFLALAYWHEKKLPVVIGRLFNTIGPRQTGQYGMVVPRFVQQALLGHPITVYGDGKQSRCFTYVGDIVNALVKLMNEEKCVGEVYNIGSDKEITIMDLAKKVKKLTNSLSKIKFIPYNEAYEEGFEDMRRRVPDISKAKKDIGFEPKVPLDDILKEIIEYYKK, from the coding sequence ATGAAAATTTTAATCACAGGTGGTTCAGGGTTTATAGGTTCATATTTAGCTGAATATTTGCTTAAGAATGGTCATCAGGTTATTATTGTTGACAATCTTTCAACAGGCAGATTGGCAAACATCAGACAAATTTATAGAAATGAAAATTTGGAAATCCATATTGATACAATTTTCAACAAGAAATTAATGAATAGTTTAGTAAAAAATTGCGAGCAGATTTATCATTTAGCAGCTGCAGTTGGTGTCCGGTTTATTGTGGATAATCCTGTTCAAACCATTGAAACAAATGTTGCCGGAACTGAGATAATGATTCAGTTAGCTAATCAGTATAAGAAGAAGATTTTCATTGCTTCAACTTCAGAAATATATGGGAAAGCTAATTCTTTACCATTTAAGGAAGGCACTGATAGAATTTACGGTTCTACTAACATTCGCAGATGGTCTTATGCAGAGTCAAAGGCAATTGATGAATTTCTTGCATTAGCATATTGGCACGAGAAGAAACTTCCGGTTGTTATCGGAAGATTATTTAATACCATCGGTCCTCGCCAAACAGGACAATATGGAATGGTCGTGCCAAGATTTGTTCAACAGGCTCTGCTTGGTCATCCTATAACTGTATATGGTGATGGCAAACAATCTCGCTGCTTTACCTATGTTGGAGATATTGTAAATGCGTTAGTTAAATTGATGAATGAAGAGAAATGCGTTGGAGAGGTCTATAATATAGGTTCAGACAAAGAGATAACTATTATGGACCTTGCCAAAAAGGTTAAAAAACTAACAAATAGTTTATCCAAAATAAAATTCATCCCTTATAATGAAGCTTATGAAGAGGGATTTGAAGATATGAGGCGTCGTGTTCCTGACATATCAAAAGCCAAAAAAGATATAGGATTTGAACCAAAAGTCCCTCTGGATGATATTCTAAAAGAGATTATTGAATACTATAAAAAGTAA
- a CDS encoding NAD(P)-dependent oxidoreductase, which yields MSILITGSNGFVGSRLMWFLEDKGHEVWGIDNSKVCLREKHPHTINGDIRNIEDLRKFNDKHFDLIIHCAAAKHDWGISKEGYYSNNEYGTKILMDYASERNIKKVIYFSTVSVYGHKSVPCNETGKLQPDNEYGASKLAGEKVIENWLEQDSKRQVIFLRPSIIYGPNNYANMYNLIDMMHRKPWITIGNGKHIKSMISLENLVDMTDFIISRMKPGLQIFNTLDKPYISVKRLVEIIASNDGFCLPIIRIPLFFAIFFGEIFDSLAFLAKKDLPINSDRMKKFDTSTEYYSEKIRQMGYIQKHTIEDEIRKTCKWYLKNLKKIR from the coding sequence ATGAGCATATTAATAACAGGGTCAAACGGTTTTGTTGGTTCTCGATTAATGTGGTTTCTTGAAGATAAAGGTCATGAAGTTTGGGGAATAGATAATAGTAAGGTTTGTTTAAGAGAAAAGCATCCTCATACAATAAACGGTGATATTAGGAATATAGAAGATTTACGAAAATTTAATGATAAACATTTTGATTTGATAATTCATTGTGCTGCAGCAAAACACGATTGGGGAATTTCAAAAGAAGGTTATTATAGCAATAATGAATATGGAACTAAAATTTTAATGGATTATGCTTCTGAACGAAATATTAAAAAAGTCATTTATTTTAGCACTGTTTCTGTTTATGGGCATAAATCTGTTCCCTGTAATGAAACAGGTAAGCTCCAACCTGATAATGAATATGGTGCAAGTAAACTTGCTGGAGAAAAGGTTATAGAAAATTGGTTAGAGCAAGATAGTAAAAGGCAAGTTATCTTTTTAAGACCATCAATAATTTATGGTCCTAATAATTACGCAAATATGTATAATTTAATTGATATGATGCATCGTAAACCCTGGATAACAATTGGAAATGGGAAACATATTAAATCAATGATTTCATTGGAAAATCTTGTAGATATGACTGATTTTATAATATCAAGGATGAAGCCAGGTTTGCAGATTTTCAATACATTAGATAAACCATATATTTCAGTAAAAAGATTAGTGGAAATTATTGCATCAAATGATGGATTTTGTTTACCAATTATTAGAATCCCTTTGTTTTTCGCTATTTTTTTTGGTGAGATTTTTGATTCATTAGCATTTCTCGCGAAAAAAGATTTACCAATAAATAGTGATAGAATGAAAAAATTTGATACATCAACAGAATACTATTCTGAAAAAATTAGACAAATGGGATATATTCAAAAACATACAATTGAAGATGAAATAAGAAAAACCTGTAAATGGTATTTGAAGAATCTTAAGAAAATAAGATAA
- a CDS encoding glycosyltransferase family 4 protein, with the protein MRILYISQYFYPEICAPSNRAYANAKCLAEKGHDVVVLTEMPNHPKGVILDGYKGKLLYRERMDNFWINRVWIFTCKKKNFMTRLLFYISFMFLGTIHSLFNWGKYDIVYISSPPLFVAGIGILLKFFFPEIKIVFEVRDLWPESAIALGELKNKLFISLSKALEKRMYKISEKIIVISKYIKSQIIKEGIYPGKIKIIYNGTDEKFVKRNEVVTKELFNEYKRLGKFLVVYAGNIGIAQGLDTILKAALRLNRENILFLFIGSGPKEVKLKQIVNTENLNNVKFIGEVPREKIHEYLYLADCGIIPLRRLQLYKGALPSKIFDYMGCGLPILLGIKGEAQKIVEKSGTGITFEPDDSEDLAQKILWLKRNPEILKKMSSKGKTFVLNNFNRKKEAQKLEQELVRIFKTK; encoded by the coding sequence ATGAGAATCCTTTATATCTCACAGTATTTTTATCCAGAAATATGTGCACCATCCAATCGTGCTTATGCAAATGCAAAATGTCTTGCTGAAAAAGGACACGATGTAGTGGTTTTAACAGAGATGCCGAATCATCCTAAAGGCGTTATCTTGGATGGCTATAAGGGTAAACTTCTCTATAGAGAAAGAATGGACAATTTCTGGATTAATAGAGTTTGGATATTTACATGTAAGAAAAAAAATTTTATGACAAGATTATTATTTTACATTAGCTTTATGTTTTTGGGAACAATTCATTCTTTATTTAATTGGGGAAAATATGATATTGTATATATAAGTTCGCCACCCTTGTTTGTGGCAGGCATTGGGATTCTACTAAAGTTCTTTTTCCCAGAGATAAAAATCGTGTTTGAAGTAAGAGACCTTTGGCCTGAAAGTGCAATCGCTCTTGGTGAATTAAAGAATAAACTGTTTATTTCTTTAAGCAAAGCATTAGAAAAAAGAATGTATAAAATTTCTGAAAAAATAATTGTAATATCAAAATATATTAAAAGCCAAATAATAAAGGAAGGAATTTATCCTGGAAAAATTAAAATTATTTACAATGGCACCGATGAAAAATTTGTTAAAAGAAATGAAGTAGTCACAAAAGAATTATTCAATGAATACAAAAGGTTAGGAAAATTTTTGGTAGTTTATGCTGGTAATATTGGTATAGCGCAAGGGTTAGATACTATATTGAAGGCTGCCTTACGATTGAATAGGGAAAATATTTTATTTTTATTCATTGGATCTGGACCTAAAGAAGTAAAACTAAAACAAATTGTTAATACAGAAAATTTAAATAATGTTAAATTTATTGGTGAAGTCCCCAGAGAAAAAATTCATGAGTATTTATATTTAGCTGATTGTGGAATTATACCTCTCCGACGATTACAACTATATAAGGGAGCTTTACCTTCAAAAATTTTTGACTATATGGGCTGTGGATTGCCTATCTTGTTGGGGATCAAGGGTGAAGCACAGAAAATAGTAGAAAAATCTGGAACAGGGATTACCTTTGAGCCAGATGATTCAGAAGATTTAGCCCAAAAAATTCTTTGGCTGAAAAGAAATCCTGAGATTTTAAAAAAAATGTCATCAAAAGGTAAAACTTTTGTGCTTAATAATTTTAATAGAAAGAAAGAAGCACAAAAATTAGAACAGGAATTAGTAAGGATATTTAAAACAAAATGA
- the wecB gene encoding UDP-N-acetylglucosamine 2-epimerase (non-hydrolyzing), which yields MRILSVLGARPQFIKSAPVSHEIVRNNISEVIIHTGQHFDANMSDIFFKQMQMTKPNYNLNINSLTHGAMTGQMLEKIEDVLLRENPDWVLVYGDTNSTIAGALAAKKLHIKVAHIEAGLRSFNMQMPEEINRILTDRISDILFCPTDKAVENLKNEGFNHFNCKIVKSGDVMFDAALTYSNLEKRPDLQIPPKFLLSTIHRAENTNNLRRLKSIVEALNKISNETYVILPLHPRTKNILMNMGKNIEIKFKVIKPIGYLEMLFLLKNCSMVMTDSGGLQKEAFFFKKPCITLRDETEWVELVNYGFNIVVGTEKEKIYQGYKKMINSQLDFRVNLYGNGDASKIIVKELLK from the coding sequence ATGAGAATATTAAGTGTTCTTGGTGCTAGACCACAGTTTATTAAGAGTGCTCCGGTGAGCCATGAGATTGTCCGAAATAATATTAGTGAGGTAATTATTCACACTGGACAGCATTTTGATGCAAATATGAGTGACATATTTTTCAAGCAAATGCAAATGACTAAACCGAATTATAATCTAAATATAAATTCTTTGACTCATGGTGCAATGACAGGTCAAATGCTTGAAAAGATTGAAGATGTTTTATTAAGAGAGAACCCAGATTGGGTTTTGGTTTATGGGGATACGAATTCTACTATAGCAGGTGCATTAGCAGCAAAAAAATTGCATATTAAAGTGGCTCATATAGAGGCAGGATTGAGATCTTTTAATATGCAAATGCCTGAAGAAATAAATAGAATCTTAACTGATAGAATTAGCGATATCTTGTTTTGTCCGACAGATAAAGCGGTGGAAAATCTAAAAAATGAAGGGTTTAATCATTTTAATTGTAAAATCGTAAAAAGTGGTGATGTAATGTTTGATGCTGCATTAACTTATAGCAATTTAGAAAAGAGGCCTGATTTACAAATTCCCCCAAAATTTTTATTATCCACAATTCATAGAGCTGAAAATACAAATAATCTGAGAAGATTGAAATCTATAGTAGAAGCCTTAAATAAAATTTCAAACGAGACTTATGTAATTCTGCCGTTACATCCTAGGACAAAAAATATACTCATGAACATGGGGAAAAATATTGAAATTAAATTTAAAGTGATTAAACCAATTGGATATTTGGAAATGCTATTTCTACTTAAGAATTGTTCAATGGTTATGACAGATAGTGGAGGATTGCAAAAGGAAGCTTTTTTCTTTAAAAAACCATGCATTACATTAAGAGATGAGACTGAGTGGGTAGAGCTCGTTAACTATGGCTTCAATATAGTGGTTGGCACCGAAAAGGAGAAAATTTATCAAGGTTATAAAAAGATGATAAATAGTCAATTAGATTTTAGGGTGAATCTCTATGGTAATGGTGATGCATCAAAAATTATTGTTAAAGAATTATTGAAATGA